One part of the Glycine max cultivar Williams 82 chromosome 14, Glycine_max_v4.0, whole genome shotgun sequence genome encodes these proteins:
- the LOC102659378 gene encoding uncharacterized protein, producing MATVQHLVIANRKRRPIICRIKADLNKTFKEITKAIEVAQINIPFPKALEKIPTHDKFMKDLLTKKRRIMDDETVELELVGKALLDLGASINLIPLSMIKQIEVEIRPTRKALQFVDKIIKNPYGIVEDVLVKVDKFVFPINFVVMDMEGDSEVPLILGKPFIKTAKVMIDVDDGKLIVGVQDDEV from the exons ATGGCCACTGTTCAACACCTGGTGATTGCCAACAGAAAGAGGAGGCCCATTATTTGCAGAATCAAGGCAGACCTAAACAAAACTTTCAAGGAAATTACCAAGGCTATAGAGGTGGCTCAG ATTAACATTCCTTTTCCTAAGGCATTGGAGAAAATACCAACACATGATAAATTCATGAAGGATTTGCTtacaaagaagagaagaattatGGATGATGAAACAGTGGAGCTAGAGTTAG TGGGAAAGGCACTTCTGGATTTAGGTGCAAGTATCAACCTAATACCCTTGTCCATGATCAAGCAGATAGAAGTTGAAATCAGACCAACAAGGAAGGCTTTGCAGTTTGTTGACAAAATTATCAAGAATCCTTATGGCATTGTTGAAGATGTATTGGTAAAAGTTGACAAATTTGTCTTTCCAATCAACTTTGTAGTGATGGATATGGAAGGGGATAGTGAAGTTCCATTGATTCTTGGCAAACCTTTCATTAAGACTGCTAAAGTTAtgattgatgttgatgatggaAAACTCATTGTTGGGGTGCAAGATGATGAAGTGTAG